A single window of Ferrimonas balearica DSM 9799 DNA harbors:
- a CDS encoding phospholipase A → MSAISWLVLAAAASNPCLEEQLRSGHGDTTLEELRALCQLESDPTTSSAEERIESEISTSDERFALNAHYNNYILPASYNRTPNEDGWRYHPESMDNWEVKFQLSVKVPVTPSWFGGKGRVFVAYTNQSWWQAYNKDASSPFRETNHMPEIIYFHRPGWEWGGWQVDSLSLAFNHQSNGQSGSQSRSWNRLIGGMAVSKGDWALGAQTWYRLKEDPKAYPDDPRGDDNPDITDYMGYSEFLVVHKREQRNLSLRVRGNFNTGKGGMEAGWSFPIWAKLRGFVQVYYGYGESLIDYNVKSERVSLGFEFTPWL, encoded by the coding sequence ATGAGCGCAATCAGTTGGTTAGTGCTGGCCGCCGCGGCCAGCAACCCCTGCCTTGAAGAGCAACTGCGAAGTGGCCACGGCGACACCACACTGGAGGAGCTGCGCGCCCTGTGCCAACTGGAGAGTGACCCAACCACCAGCTCCGCCGAAGAGCGGATCGAATCCGAGATCAGTACCAGTGATGAGCGCTTTGCGCTCAATGCCCACTACAACAACTACATCCTGCCCGCCAGCTACAACCGCACCCCGAATGAGGACGGCTGGCGCTACCACCCGGAGTCGATGGACAACTGGGAGGTGAAGTTCCAGCTCAGTGTGAAGGTGCCGGTGACCCCCTCCTGGTTTGGCGGCAAGGGGCGGGTGTTTGTGGCCTACACCAACCAAAGCTGGTGGCAGGCTTACAACAAGGACGCCTCCTCGCCGTTCCGGGAAACCAACCATATGCCGGAGATCATCTACTTCCACCGTCCTGGCTGGGAGTGGGGAGGCTGGCAAGTGGACTCCCTCAGTCTCGCCTTTAACCACCAGTCCAACGGCCAGTCCGGCAGCCAATCCCGCAGCTGGAACCGGCTGATTGGTGGCATGGCGGTCAGTAAGGGCGACTGGGCACTCGGCGCCCAGACCTGGTACCGGCTTAAAGAGGACCCGAAAGCCTACCCCGACGACCCGCGTGGCGACGATAACCCGGACATCACCGATTACATGGGTTACAGCGAGTTTCTGGTGGTGCACAAGCGCGAACAGCGCAATCTCAGTCTGCGGGTACGGGGCAACTTCAACACCGGCAAGGGTGGCATGGAAGCGGGCTGGAGCTTTCCCATCTGGGCCAAGCTGAGAGGGTTTGTGCAGGTGTATTACGGCTATGGCGAAAGCCTGATCGACTACAACGTCAAAAGCGAACGGGTCAGCCTTGGGTTTGAATTTACTCCCTGGCTGTAA
- a CDS encoding aspartoacylase: MKVVVVGGTHGNELSGIQLLKNWQASPQQLARPGLSVSTLMGNPSAYRANRRYLDVDLNRQFLPELLADDSLANIEQSRAKVINAQIGPKGASQIDLVIDLHNTTSNMGPTLILVDTTPWDYQLAAYVKHHMPEAVILVEDAKPAAEWGYLCTVGKRGVMVEVGPQSQSVLRHDILEQMATMTGLILDFASLEQAGDLPELPGEVEAYRFIDTHYLPMDEQGEPLAMVHKSLEQNDFCELKPGDPAYQYFDGRIGVFDGDRPLHPHFINEAAYYDSHAAFSLAERVTLNVPAR, encoded by the coding sequence ATGAAAGTGGTTGTGGTTGGTGGCACCCATGGTAATGAACTCTCCGGCATCCAATTGCTGAAGAACTGGCAGGCGTCGCCGCAGCAACTGGCCCGCCCGGGTCTGTCGGTGTCGACGCTGATGGGCAACCCCTCGGCTTACCGCGCCAATCGCCGCTATCTGGATGTGGACCTCAACCGCCAGTTTTTACCGGAGCTGTTGGCAGATGACTCGTTGGCCAATATCGAGCAGTCCCGCGCCAAGGTGATCAATGCCCAGATTGGCCCGAAGGGCGCCAGCCAGATCGATCTGGTGATCGACCTGCACAACACCACCAGCAATATGGGCCCCACCCTGATCCTGGTGGACACTACCCCCTGGGATTACCAGCTGGCGGCTTACGTCAAGCACCACATGCCGGAGGCGGTGATTCTGGTGGAGGACGCCAAGCCTGCCGCTGAATGGGGCTACCTGTGCACCGTGGGCAAACGCGGGGTGATGGTGGAAGTGGGGCCACAATCCCAGTCGGTACTGCGTCATGACATTCTCGAGCAGATGGCGACCATGACCGGGCTGATCCTGGATTTCGCCAGTCTGGAGCAGGCCGGTGACCTGCCAGAACTCCCCGGCGAGGTGGAGGCGTACCGCTTTATCGACACCCACTACCTGCCGATGGATGAACAGGGTGAACCGCTGGCGATGGTGCATAAGTCTCTGGAGCAAAATGACTTCTGCGAACTGAAGCCTGGTGACCCGGCTTACCAGTACTTCGATGGCCGGATTGGGGTGTTCGACGGTGATCGACCCCTCCATCCCCACTTCATTAACGAAGCCGCCTACTACGACAGCCACGCCGCGTTCTCGCTGGCCGAACGGGTCACGCTGAACGTGCCAGCCCGCTGA
- a CDS encoding GNAT family N-acetyltransferase, which yields MSDALRAEFVSDLSAVDPAEWDRLLGHHLFTRYHYLAALEQSHCVGEASGWLPHHLLVYRGTTLVAAMPLYIKLHSYGEYLFDWSWARAYEQRGLDYYPKLVSAIPFTAITGPRLGIDRTQAPADIHALVGHCLTQRAESLDASGVQLLFPDGNELKQWTLPDWYRRRDIRFQWHHRGEANFSEFLGRFKSRKRKMVNKERQRLADTGISFETLSGHDLTDAHWHAFIQCYQTTYLKRSGHPGYLSPTFFRLLAQHFAEHVVLMVARQQGTIIACALYLKEGDTLYGRYWGALQAVEGLHFELCYYRGIEYCLQQGLNRFDPGVQGEHKLARGFEPVFSYGTGMIRHPDFAPAIAHFCQEEWLAVGQAEEQARQALPFREGE from the coding sequence ATGAGCGACGCACTGCGGGCCGAATTCGTTTCCGACCTCAGTGCCGTCGACCCGGCCGAGTGGGACCGCCTGCTCGGCCACCACCTCTTTACCCGCTACCACTACCTCGCTGCGCTGGAGCAAAGCCACTGCGTTGGCGAGGCCAGCGGCTGGCTGCCCCACCACCTGTTGGTGTATCGCGGCACCACACTGGTGGCCGCCATGCCGCTCTACATCAAGCTGCACTCTTACGGTGAATATCTGTTCGACTGGAGCTGGGCCCGGGCCTACGAACAACGTGGACTGGACTACTACCCCAAGCTGGTCAGCGCCATCCCTTTTACCGCCATCACCGGCCCCCGACTCGGCATCGATAGGACACAGGCTCCGGCGGACATTCACGCGCTGGTAGGCCACTGCCTGACGCAGCGGGCCGAGTCTCTGGATGCCTCCGGCGTTCAGTTGCTGTTCCCCGACGGCAACGAGCTTAAGCAATGGACCCTGCCGGATTGGTACCGACGCCGGGACATCCGATTCCAGTGGCACCACCGGGGCGAAGCCAACTTCAGTGAGTTTCTCGGCCGCTTTAAATCCCGTAAACGCAAGATGGTGAACAAGGAGCGGCAGCGCCTGGCCGATACCGGCATAAGCTTTGAAACCCTGTCCGGCCACGACCTTACCGACGCCCACTGGCACGCCTTTATCCAGTGCTACCAAACCACCTACCTCAAGCGCTCCGGCCACCCCGGCTATCTCTCCCCCACCTTCTTCCGCCTGCTGGCCCAACACTTTGCCGAACACGTGGTGCTGATGGTGGCACGCCAACAAGGCACCATCATCGCCTGCGCGCTCTACCTGAAAGAGGGCGACACCTTATATGGGCGTTATTGGGGGGCGCTGCAGGCGGTAGAGGGGCTGCACTTCGAACTGTGCTACTACCGGGGCATCGAATACTGCCTGCAACAAGGACTGAACCGGTTTGACCCGGGCGTACAGGGGGAACACAAACTGGCCCGCGGATTCGAGCCGGTTTTCAGCTATGGCACCGGAATGATACGCCACCCCGACTTCGCCCCCGCCATCGCCCACTTCTGCCAGGAAGAGTGGCTGGCCGTCGGCCAAGCCGAGGAGCAAGCCCGCCAAGCGCTGCCGTTTCGGGAGGGGGAGTAG
- a CDS encoding DUF885 domain-containing protein, which yields MTPYQQLNAAYLAMIAHCPNACVELGLDEQLNRLPSPAPTDREQLLAKADAVLAAAEQCVDLDFDQQQDVTLMRLSAERVHFMHKLEREGRRRDHALPRAGEQISGGIFLLMSRDPRQAEQRLDNIRQRLAAVPALLEGTLAQLDRPIARWVQIEHDTLEELPSLFQSIQQWAEQVTYSDQPALQHNITSALDAIAAYRQGLDALPTATDFTLGEENARTLVALNGIELSLEQIHQHTRDFVADTLANLEQLRQTLVARYQLPEDTDADGVHQFLNQRFAVAVPDGRLQAVIERYQAEAERIGEFIQARQLFDEPDDHAMTIMRTPEFMAPMIPAGAMMQPAALADGTKTSQIYLTLSEALLDEHTELGIPVMMIHEGIPGHHLQLATASGNDSLVRRVFPAMELAEGWTTMLEDYMLDIGYMGELTDEARFIAKRDISRLSARVAIDLYFMTGQRHYLDIGYPVDTSSDDPFVNAGRLLKVVTGFTDGRVQGELNWYSQEPGYPMSYLVGNVLMWQLKRDFVHDGNALARDRAFHREVLACGNLPMAMVRARLAQRGRLRAAN from the coding sequence ATGACGCCGTACCAGCAGCTCAATGCCGCCTACCTGGCCATGATTGCCCACTGCCCCAACGCCTGCGTGGAACTGGGCCTGGACGAGCAGTTGAATCGCCTGCCCAGCCCCGCCCCCACCGACCGCGAACAATTGCTGGCCAAAGCCGATGCGGTACTCGCCGCAGCCGAACAATGCGTTGATCTGGACTTCGACCAACAACAGGATGTCACCCTGATGCGACTCAGCGCAGAGCGGGTCCACTTTATGCACAAGCTGGAGCGGGAGGGACGCCGACGGGACCACGCCCTGCCCCGGGCCGGGGAGCAGATCAGCGGCGGCATCTTCCTCTTGATGAGCCGGGATCCCCGCCAGGCTGAACAACGGCTGGACAATATCCGACAGCGTTTGGCCGCCGTCCCAGCCCTGCTGGAAGGCACGCTGGCCCAACTGGACCGTCCCATCGCACGCTGGGTGCAGATCGAACACGATACCCTGGAGGAGCTGCCCAGCCTGTTCCAATCGATTCAGCAGTGGGCAGAGCAGGTGACCTACTCTGACCAACCCGCGTTGCAGCACAACATCACCAGCGCGCTGGACGCCATCGCTGCCTATCGCCAGGGGCTGGACGCCCTGCCCACCGCCACCGATTTCACCCTAGGTGAGGAGAATGCCCGCACTCTGGTGGCCCTGAACGGCATCGAACTGAGCCTGGAGCAGATCCACCAGCACACCCGCGACTTTGTTGCCGACACCCTGGCCAACCTGGAGCAGCTGCGCCAGACTCTGGTCGCCCGCTACCAGTTGCCCGAGGACACTGACGCCGACGGCGTACACCAGTTTCTCAACCAACGCTTTGCCGTGGCCGTGCCCGATGGCCGCCTGCAAGCGGTGATTGAGCGATACCAGGCGGAGGCCGAGCGCATCGGGGAATTTATCCAGGCCCGCCAACTGTTCGATGAGCCCGACGACCACGCCATGACCATCATGCGCACTCCGGAGTTTATGGCGCCCATGATCCCGGCTGGGGCAATGATGCAGCCCGCCGCCCTGGCGGACGGCACCAAGACCAGTCAGATCTACCTGACGCTGTCAGAAGCGCTGCTGGATGAACACACCGAACTGGGCATCCCGGTGATGATGATCCATGAAGGGATCCCCGGTCATCACCTGCAGCTGGCGACGGCGTCCGGCAATGACAGCCTGGTACGACGGGTGTTCCCGGCCATGGAATTGGCCGAAGGCTGGACCACCATGCTGGAAGATTACATGCTCGACATCGGCTACATGGGTGAGCTGACCGACGAAGCCCGCTTTATTGCCAAGCGCGACATCAGCCGACTCAGCGCCCGGGTGGCGATTGATCTCTACTTTATGACCGGCCAACGCCACTACCTCGATATCGGCTATCCGGTCGACACCAGCAGCGACGACCCCTTTGTGAACGCCGGACGGTTGCTCAAGGTGGTCACCGGGTTTACCGATGGCCGGGTACAGGGCGAACTCAACTGGTACTCCCAGGAGCCGGGCTACCCCATGAGTTATCTGGTGGGCAACGTCCTGATGTGGCAACTGAAACGGGACTTTGTCCACGATGGCAATGCGCTGGCCCGTGACCGCGCCTTCCACCGGGAAGTGCTGGCCTGCGGTAACCTGCCCATGGCGATGGTGCGGGCCAGACTGGCCCAGCGCGGCCGGCTGCGGGCCGCCAACTGA
- a CDS encoding FGGY-family carbohydrate kinase, producing MADLILAIDNGTQSLRALLFDVRGQLVGKSQLAFDPPYHSPEPGAAEQAVSRYWDALVQCCQSLWQQGHDPARVAGLSLTCQRTSVVALDADHQPLGPAILWLDQRRATELPTLPQPWRTLLALPKVGPLLTKVRQRAPANRLAQLHPERWQQCRKLVSLSAYLTHRLTGQLADSTAAQVGYLPFDYRKHRWHSPRNWRWRALGVRPEQMAQLQAPGETLGQLTDSAANALGLAPDLPLFAAGGDKTCEVLGSGGHQSGIASLSFGTTATVNLPSRRYREVVPLMPAYPACEPGLYLNEKMLFRGFWMVSWFKEQFGHLEKLLARESGEPVEALFDPLVSAVPPGAMGLMLQPYWGADLSSPEAKGCVIGFGDVHTRAHLYRAILEGLAFGLKEGLDQIERATGARSTRLRISGGGAQSDAAMQLTADLFGLPAERVHTIETSGLGAAICAAVGLGWHPDFAAAQGAMVHTGQRFEPNPEHHHLYQQLYQQVYLKLYPQLAPLYQAIRTITGYPKG from the coding sequence TTGGCTGATTTGATCCTTGCCATCGACAATGGCACCCAAAGCCTGCGCGCGCTGCTGTTCGATGTCCGGGGCCAGCTGGTGGGCAAAAGCCAGCTCGCCTTTGACCCGCCCTACCACAGCCCCGAACCCGGTGCCGCCGAACAAGCCGTCAGTCGCTACTGGGACGCGTTGGTGCAGTGCTGCCAGTCGCTGTGGCAACAGGGCCATGACCCCGCCCGGGTGGCGGGCCTGAGCCTGACTTGTCAGCGCACCTCGGTGGTGGCACTGGATGCCGACCACCAACCCCTCGGCCCCGCCATCCTCTGGCTCGACCAACGCCGCGCCACCGAACTGCCGACGCTGCCCCAGCCCTGGCGTACCCTGTTGGCGCTGCCCAAGGTTGGTCCGCTGCTTACCAAAGTGCGGCAGCGGGCACCGGCCAACCGGCTGGCTCAGCTGCATCCTGAACGATGGCAGCAGTGCCGCAAGTTGGTGTCCCTGTCCGCCTACCTGACCCACCGCCTGACCGGCCAGTTGGCGGACAGCACCGCCGCCCAGGTGGGCTACCTGCCGTTCGATTACCGTAAACACCGCTGGCACTCTCCCCGCAACTGGCGTTGGCGTGCCCTGGGCGTCCGGCCGGAGCAGATGGCCCAGTTGCAGGCCCCCGGCGAGACGCTGGGCCAGCTGACCGACAGCGCCGCCAACGCGCTGGGGCTGGCTCCGGACCTGCCACTGTTTGCCGCCGGCGGCGACAAAACCTGCGAAGTGCTGGGCAGCGGCGGCCACCAGAGCGGCATCGCCAGCCTCAGCTTTGGCACCACCGCCACCGTCAATCTGCCGTCTCGGCGCTATCGTGAAGTGGTGCCACTGATGCCCGCTTATCCCGCCTGCGAGCCGGGGCTGTACCTGAACGAGAAGATGCTGTTCCGCGGCTTCTGGATGGTGTCCTGGTTTAAAGAGCAGTTTGGCCATCTGGAGAAACTGCTGGCGCGGGAGAGCGGTGAACCGGTGGAAGCGCTGTTTGACCCGCTGGTCAGCGCCGTGCCGCCGGGGGCCATGGGGCTGATGTTGCAACCCTACTGGGGCGCCGACCTGTCCAGTCCGGAAGCCAAGGGCTGTGTGATCGGTTTCGGCGATGTCCACACCCGGGCCCACCTCTACCGCGCCATTCTCGAAGGGCTGGCGTTTGGCCTGAAAGAGGGGCTGGACCAGATTGAACGCGCCACCGGCGCGCGCTCAACCCGGCTGCGCATCTCCGGTGGCGGCGCCCAATCCGATGCCGCCATGCAGCTGACCGCCGACCTGTTTGGCCTGCCCGCCGAACGGGTGCATACCATTGAAACCTCGGGACTGGGCGCGGCCATCTGTGCCGCCGTGGGATTGGGCTGGCACCCGGATTTTGCTGCCGCACAGGGGGCGATGGTGCACACCGGGCAACGGTTCGAGCCCAACCCGGAGCACCACCACCTCTACCAGCAGTTGTATCAACAGGTGTACCTCAAGCTGTACCCGCAACTGGCGCCGCTTTACCAGGCTATCCGCACCATCACCGGCTATCCGAAAGGGTAG
- a CDS encoding lipocalin family protein encodes MQRLMLVATQGFRGVLVAAALVLAGCSGTPHGGEAVSPFDLERYLGTWHELARLPNRFETDLVNVTAQYSMRDDGGVKVINRGFNTRTRDWEEAEGKAYRLDPDAAKLKVSFFGPFYGAYNVLWLSDDYDLALVAGDDHQYLWLLAREPSLPQARLEAPLAVAEQLGFAMDQLEWLMPPLTARE; translated from the coding sequence ATGCAAAGGTTAATGCTGGTGGCAACGCAGGGATTTCGGGGCGTGCTGGTGGCGGCAGCGCTGGTGCTGGCGGGCTGCAGTGGCACGCCGCATGGCGGCGAAGCGGTCTCCCCGTTTGACTTGGAGCGGTATCTCGGCACCTGGCACGAGCTGGCCCGGCTGCCGAACCGGTTTGAGACCGACCTGGTCAACGTCACCGCCCAATACAGCATGCGGGACGATGGCGGCGTTAAGGTGATCAACCGGGGGTTTAACACCCGCACCCGCGACTGGGAGGAGGCTGAGGGTAAGGCCTACCGGCTCGACCCTGACGCGGCCAAGCTGAAGGTGTCGTTCTTTGGCCCCTTCTACGGCGCCTATAACGTGCTGTGGCTCAGCGACGATTACGACCTGGCACTGGTGGCCGGGGATGACCACCAGTACCTGTGGTTACTGGCACGGGAGCCCAGTCTGCCGCAGGCGCGACTGGAAGCGCCGCTGGCGGTGGCGGAACAGCTGGGCTTCGCGATGGACCAGCTCGAGTGGCTGATGCCTCCACTTACAGCCAGGGAGTAA
- a CDS encoding DEAD/DEAH box helicase gives MPFASLGLSPELARAVADKGYREPSPIQAQAIPAILAGKDVMAAAQTGTGKTAGFTLPMLQNLSRGTRARSNRVRALVLTPTRELAAQVAESVQTYGQNLPLRSVVVFGGVSINPQMQALRRGADVLVATPGRLLDLFSQNAVKFEDLELLVLDEADRMLDMGFIRDIRKILALLPKRRQNLLFSATFSGEIRELARGLLNQPVEVDVSPRNSTARTVVQRLHPVDKGRKPALISKLIREHNWHQVLIFTRTKHGANRLAQKLERDGIQAAAIHGNKSQGARTRALAGFKDGTVQALVATDIAARGLDIHQLPQVVNFDLPQVAEDYVHRIGRTGRAGAEGQAISLVCAEEFKLLQAIEKLIQKPIERVELAGFEPQEPLPVPRQHGNQPKRTDAAAAPKRDNRSKPRKEGDKPAGNDEQPRSRRRPQGGKPGGNGKPGNKPGGNGKPGNKPGGNGKPGNKPADGKSRAPRKPGEQSEGQRARRRRPSRQGAARSGDKN, from the coding sequence ATGCCTTTTGCTTCCCTGGGCTTGTCCCCGGAACTGGCCCGTGCCGTTGCCGACAAAGGTTACCGTGAACCCTCCCCCATCCAGGCTCAGGCGATCCCCGCCATCCTGGCTGGCAAGGATGTGATGGCCGCCGCCCAAACCGGTACCGGTAAAACCGCCGGGTTCACCCTGCCGATGCTGCAAAACCTCAGCCGCGGCACCCGCGCCCGCAGCAACCGCGTGCGCGCCCTGGTACTGACCCCGACCCGTGAGCTGGCAGCCCAGGTGGCCGAGTCCGTACAGACTTACGGCCAAAACCTGCCGCTGCGCTCCGTCGTGGTGTTTGGCGGCGTCAGCATCAACCCGCAGATGCAGGCCCTGCGTCGTGGCGCCGATGTGCTGGTGGCCACCCCAGGCCGCCTGCTGGACCTGTTCAGCCAGAACGCCGTCAAGTTCGAAGACCTCGAGCTGCTGGTACTGGATGAAGCCGACCGCATGCTCGACATGGGCTTTATCCGCGACATCCGCAAAATTCTGGCCCTGCTGCCCAAGCGTCGTCAGAACCTGCTGTTCTCCGCAACCTTCTCCGGCGAGATCCGTGAACTGGCCCGTGGCCTGCTGAACCAGCCGGTGGAAGTGGACGTCAGCCCGCGCAACAGCACCGCCCGCACCGTGGTACAGCGTCTGCACCCGGTAGACAAAGGCCGCAAGCCGGCGCTGATCTCCAAGCTGATCCGCGAGCACAACTGGCACCAGGTGCTGATCTTCACCCGCACCAAGCACGGCGCCAACCGCCTGGCTCAGAAGCTGGAGCGCGATGGCATTCAGGCCGCTGCCATCCACGGCAACAAGAGTCAGGGTGCCCGTACCCGTGCACTGGCCGGCTTTAAAGACGGCACCGTGCAGGCGCTGGTGGCCACCGACATCGCCGCCCGCGGTCTCGACATCCATCAGCTGCCTCAAGTCGTGAACTTCGACCTGCCGCAAGTGGCGGAAGACTACGTGCACCGCATTGGCCGTACCGGCCGTGCCGGCGCCGAAGGCCAGGCCATCTCTCTGGTGTGTGCGGAAGAGTTCAAACTGCTGCAGGCCATCGAAAAGCTGATTCAGAAGCCGATTGAACGGGTTGAGCTGGCTGGCTTTGAGCCGCAGGAACCGCTGCCGGTACCGCGCCAACACGGCAATCAACCCAAGCGCACTGACGCCGCTGCCGCGCCTAAGCGCGATAACCGCAGCAAGCCGCGCAAAGAGGGTGATAAGCCGGCTGGCAACGACGAGCAGCCCCGCAGCCGTCGTCGTCCCCAGGGTGGCAAACCCGGTGGCAACGGCAAACCCGGTAACAAGCCGGGCGGCAACGGCAAACCCGGTAACAAGCCGGGCGGCAACGGTAAGCCCGGCAACAAACCGGCCGATGGCAAATCCCGCGCTCCCCGCAAACCGGGTGAGCAAAGCGAGGGCCAACGAGCCCGACGCCGTCGTCCCAGCCGCCAGGGTGCAGCCCGAAGCGGTGACAAAAACTGA
- a CDS encoding SGNH/GDSL hydrolase family protein: MLDPWTLALSPVLFVQGKWVRLRTPKLPEAPGPRSGEQGQGPPLSLMIIGDSAAAGVGIEHQHRALTGKLAEQLQSHCRLSWQLHARSGLNTGQALHLIDAINAEAIDVVLVSLGVNDALSPVSRQRWLNQTAALTHTLRRRFQPSLILLTALPPLGAFPGLPWPLSAHLGHRANRFNRALSQWAAPQQDIGILDLTTGATLLTEHLAPDRFHPGEPVHQHWAELATAHIRPLVPSPAPDQTAP, translated from the coding sequence GTGTTGGACCCGTGGACGCTGGCGCTGTCGCCAGTGCTGTTTGTGCAGGGCAAATGGGTAAGGCTGCGCACCCCAAAGCTGCCGGAAGCGCCCGGTCCCCGCAGCGGTGAGCAGGGCCAGGGCCCGCCGTTGTCGCTGATGATCATCGGTGACTCAGCCGCGGCTGGCGTTGGCATTGAGCATCAGCATCGTGCCCTCACCGGGAAACTGGCCGAACAACTGCAGTCACACTGCCGACTCAGCTGGCAACTGCACGCCCGCAGTGGCCTCAATACCGGACAAGCCCTCCACCTTATCGACGCCATCAATGCAGAAGCCATCGACGTGGTGCTGGTGTCGCTGGGCGTCAACGACGCCCTCTCCCCGGTATCCCGCCAGCGTTGGCTCAACCAGACCGCCGCCCTGACCCACACCCTGCGCCGGCGCTTTCAGCCCAGCCTGATCCTGCTGACCGCGCTGCCCCCGCTGGGTGCCTTTCCCGGCCTGCCCTGGCCCCTGAGCGCCCACCTTGGCCATCGTGCCAACCGCTTTAACCGGGCCCTCAGCCAATGGGCAGCCCCCCAGCAGGATATCGGGATCCTCGACCTCACCACCGGCGCCACGCTGTTGACCGAACACCTGGCACCGGACCGCTTTCACCCCGGCGAACCGGTGCATCAGCACTGGGCGGAGTTGGCCACAGCACACATCCGACCGTTGGTGCCCAGCCCCGCCCCGGACCAAACCGCGCCGTAA
- a CDS encoding glycerol-3-phosphate dehydrogenase/oxidase, translating into MRSLTDAVCQTRAQLEAGADWDIIVIGAGITGAGIARVAAQRGYRTLLLDRGDLAGGTSNFSSKMVHGGLRYLGQGHFRLTRQAARARERLRQRWPDIITPLPYYLMHHRGRGPGPLAMRLVLWIYYRISGAKPFHRPRWLTPEQLAARLPGLNLADNLGANHYFDAVCDDSHLVLRTLEEAVAQGADLSHYTEVTALRRNEQGQINGVDIACGERRCQLTAPMVINATGVWADGLTPLPEGLMMRPLRGSHLVFDQRDLPLTASLTLFHPRDKRVVFCYPWAGTSVLGTTDLDHLADKNAPARCSAEEREYLLELLPLLGLNHTPPILSSWSGLRPIVTPQPKAGEKQAPSDASREHLIWDEPGLVNVTGGKLTTFVEMAEEVMASAESQGRLPEPQPQPDIILTQRPHLDGSAIGNSLTPRHELVHWARHGAIHQLSDLLLRRTRLGWVLGEGLRAYQDEIQQLCQPALPWDDSRWQQEWQHYWHHFQQYHQE; encoded by the coding sequence ATGCGGAGTCTGACCGACGCGGTCTGCCAAACCCGGGCCCAGCTGGAAGCCGGCGCCGACTGGGACATTATCGTGATTGGGGCAGGCATCACCGGGGCGGGCATTGCCCGCGTCGCGGCCCAACGGGGCTATCGCACCCTGCTGCTGGACCGTGGCGATCTGGCCGGTGGCACCTCTAATTTCAGCTCCAAGATGGTGCACGGTGGCCTGCGCTACCTCGGCCAGGGCCACTTCCGCCTGACCCGACAGGCCGCCCGCGCCCGCGAACGACTGCGCCAGCGCTGGCCCGACATCATCACCCCCCTGCCCTACTACCTGATGCACCACCGGGGCCGTGGCCCCGGCCCGCTGGCGATGCGACTGGTGCTGTGGATCTACTACCGGATCTCCGGGGCCAAACCCTTCCACCGACCGCGCTGGCTCACTCCCGAGCAGCTGGCTGCGCGTCTTCCGGGCCTGAACCTGGCGGACAACCTCGGGGCCAATCACTACTTTGATGCGGTGTGCGATGACAGCCACCTGGTGCTGCGAACCCTGGAGGAAGCGGTGGCGCAAGGGGCCGACCTCAGCCACTACACCGAGGTGACGGCGTTGCGCCGCAACGAACAGGGGCAGATTAACGGCGTCGACATCGCCTGCGGCGAACGCCGCTGCCAACTGACTGCTCCGATGGTGATCAACGCCACCGGGGTATGGGCCGATGGCCTGACCCCGCTGCCGGAGGGGCTGATGATGCGCCCGCTGCGCGGCTCACACCTGGTGTTTGATCAGCGTGACCTGCCCCTCACCGCGTCACTGACCCTGTTTCACCCCCGGGATAAACGGGTGGTGTTCTGCTACCCCTGGGCTGGCACCAGCGTGCTCGGCACCACCGACCTTGACCACCTGGCCGATAAGAACGCGCCGGCCCGGTGCAGCGCCGAAGAGCGGGAATACCTGCTGGAACTGCTGCCACTGCTGGGGCTAAACCACACCCCACCGATCCTCAGCAGTTGGTCGGGCCTGCGCCCCATTGTGACGCCACAGCCCAAAGCGGGGGAGAAACAGGCGCCCTCCGACGCCAGCCGCGAACACCTGATCTGGGATGAGCCGGGACTGGTCAACGTCACCGGCGGCAAACTCACCACCTTTGTTGAGATGGCCGAAGAGGTGATGGCCAGCGCCGAATCCCAGGGCCGCCTGCCTGAGCCTCAGCCACAACCGGACATCATCCTGACTCAGCGCCCCCACCTGGATGGCAGCGCCATCGGCAACAGCCTGACCCCGCGCCACGAGCTGGTGCACTGGGCCCGCCACGGCGCCATCCACCAACTGTCCGACCTGCTGCTGCGCCGCACCCGCTTAGGCTGGGTGCTGGGCGAGGGGCTGCGGGCCTATCAGGACGAGATCCAGCAGCTGTGCCAGCCCGCCCTGCCCTGGGACGATTCGCGCTGGCAGCAGGAGTGGCAGCATTATTGGCACCACTTCCAGCAGTATCATCAGGAGTAA